CAAGTGCGTGACTTGATGTTTTTCATGGAAGCCCAAAACACAATTTCAAAGTCTGACTTGAAAGAGGAGCTCGTTGAGGGATGCGTGACCGTTGGAGATCCCTCCCCAACATCATCAAAGACCAAAAATCGTCGcaagaagaataaaaattgaatgaatttcgtaatttaaaaaattatatttaaataataatcgtactttgtattaaaaatttaatggaaatcagtgatttgagtatttttattttatattgactGAGACATAAAAAGGGAAATATCacacacaagaaaaatatctacaaaaatgtcttttttttcgggaCATTTGTGCCTAATCTATGCAAATCACATAATTTTCTGAGCTATTCTTGTCttaaaagctaatttttagacaatttccGTTACAAATTacgttttcataaattttttcgtggaaaatttaatcattttttgcatGGGCTCTGTCCGTAGACtgctaaaaatgaataaattttcgattttaaggtgagtttaattattaaaaatgtttcatattttatacaaattatttttttaatatcaagtTAGAATATTTAATggtcattttttgtcgaaaatttattaaattaatttattaattaaattaaattaattaaaattaaaaaatgttcgtcatattttatcgttttttgaccaattatgaaatttttatttttttttttgtaaattagaccgctttaattttttattaaattgttttattttttaataaaaatcttatagaacaaattattaaaaaaatttataaaaaaattaaaaatttaattttcttgattaattttttttaagaattttaaatttattttctttaaaaaaatatttttatttattttatttaaaaaattttgttatttttttccattttttttttttaatttcgaatatcTTAAATAAGTTTTGCATTCTAACGTTTTTTCgtccttaaaaaatatttattatttttttttttttattaatttttttattttttttaattttattttaattaatttttttttttaatttaattaattaattttatatttaatttttttttaaattttaattaattaatttttttttaatttaaaaattatttttttaattaatttaatttattttagtgaattaaaattcagGCGACAAAATttaaggtcaaaaattttttttttttttaaataaaaaaaaattagcgatttttcatcaatttaagaaggatctttataaaaaaatattttttttttcatatttcggactaaaaattatttttaccaaaaaatttagagtcataattaataaataaatatgaaacattttttataactggactttaaaaaaaaaagaaaaatttttaaaaatccattttttcctcttcaatTTCATTACTCAACCAGAAAAATTGTCGAATTTCATCCTCGCTCGAGGGTCTACAATGCTCTGGTTGCGTCTCACGTTCTTCCAGAATGCGATCACGAATGGATTTCATCTTATTTCGATTTCTTTTAGCTGCTTCCTTAAAATCTAACATCGTTTGGGGATAATGGATGCCAATAATGCACTCGTATTCTTGTTGAAGGCTCATTGGGGCTTTCCATGGTTCATgactaaaagtaaaaaaaattgaattaaattcataaaaaaattaaaaaataaggtttTTACATGTATTCTTTGGGATAAAGTCTCAATTCGGGCACATATCGTTTAATATATTCGCCATTCGGGTCCAAACGCTTTCCGAAACTAACGGGACAATTCACCAAAGAAGAGTCTAAGAGCTTCTCGAATGCTGAGGATGACACCCACATCCAATTTCCGGCACAAACGGACCAATCAGCGTCAAGTTGGTACTTTAAAAAGTGATGGAGGCCTTTTTCCCAAGAGATCCAGAGGGCGCCACGTgtcaaaaagctaaaaatattttttttaattaaaaaaaatttaaaaatttcatgaaaaaaattttcttacgtgGCTGTAATATTCCGTAAAGTGTGATGAATCCATCCCTCGGCCAGCAATTGACGCATCGCAGCATCAATTAACGGAAATCCCGTCTTTCCTGCCTTCCATCGTTCAAAACTTCCGTCTTTGGGATCGTACCACGGAACGTTCAAACAAATTGGATTCCCCTCAATTTGCGcataattcaaatttctcaCTGACATTGTGTAAAAATACTCCCGCCAAATGAGTTGTCCCGTGATATGTGGTCCCCCGGGGcatttaacttgaaatttttgctgtGCCCGTTCAAACAAATCGTGAATCTCCCAATAAAACTTCCGCACCGAGAGACATCCGAACCGCAATGCCGGGCTCATTGACGTCGAACAATTGATAATATCGGGAAATCCTTGATTCGGcaagtaaaaattgtttttgaacgCATTTTCCTCTACTTTCAGTCTTTGGCTCAGTAATTTCAGGGCTTCGGTTTCGCCGCCAACCCATTCTTGGTACTTCAAATAGTAGTTGGAGTCCATGTAAATGTTGAAATCTTCCGGCGTCGGCATTTGATGGAACAAGTCAAGGTCAGGTAGCAAGGCGGAGAGCTTTCCGATGCGAACGTTGGTCCAGTCGACATCGGGAATTGGTCGCGGGGGATGACCAAGGGTTTGTACTGTGTGGAgcta
The sequence above is drawn from the Culicoides brevitarsis isolate CSIRO-B50_1 chromosome 1, AGI_CSIRO_Cbre_v1, whole genome shotgun sequence genome and encodes:
- the LOC134838088 gene encoding cryptochrome-1 — protein: MDIYNVIWFRHGLRIHDNPALLEAMRPTSNGIVHLLPVFIFDGESSGTKVVGYNRMKFLIEALQDLDNQFRKLGGQLYIFRGDPVTIFRRLWEEFGIKKLCLEQDCEPIWQARDERVARLCSDIGVEFVEKVSHTLWNPNEIIDANGGVAPLTYQMFLHTVQTLGHPPRPIPDVDWTNVRIGKLSALLPDLDLFHQMPTPEDFNIYMDSNYYLKYQEWVGGETEALKLLSQRLKVEENAFKNNFYLPNQGFPDIINCSTSMSPALRFGCLSVRKFYWEIHDLFERAQQKFQVKCPGGPHITGQLIWREYFYTMSVRNLNYAQIEGNPICLNVPWYDPKDGSFERWKAGKTGFPLIDAAMRQLLAEGWIHHTLRNITATFLTRGALWISWEKGLHHFLKYQLDADWSVCAGNWMWVSSSAFEKLLDSSLVNCPVSFGKRLDPNGEYIKRYVPELRLYPKEYIHEPWKAPMSLQQEYECIIGIHYPQTMLDFKEAAKRNRNKMKSIRDRILEERETQPEHCRPSSEDEIRQFFWLSNEIEEEKMDF